A window of Thunnus thynnus chromosome 17, fThuThy2.1, whole genome shotgun sequence contains these coding sequences:
- the gprc5ba gene encoding G protein-coupled receptor, class C, group 5, member Ba isoform X3 codes for MMAFHPVLLLLLLTVTHRANSQDSEDSEALPRGCGWGLVRPYTLLCDLDSIWGVAVESVAAGGVLAALLLALVLLCRLHHISEAEKRSGVGPILLLLLGILGLFGLSFAYLIEQDESLCLLRRALWGLLFAVCFSCLLVQGVRLRRLGRERRSPGGCALTGLALGLSAVQGIIAAEWLLLTVLREGRDACQYLPLDFSLACSYVLALLLAALTAASLALCGKTRQWRCNAIWLLVSCLLSLLLWVAWVGFYLYGNAWLGRSPDWNDPALAIALVAQGWLLLIFHAIPESHICLRPPPQPTAPDYFDTSQNSTRMRETSFDEDIPLSHRQFVENQGYGYSDENTAGLRSGGGAGQHNSNTGARPSAPFRSNVYQPTEMTMILNGGAVPSAPPTYTGRQLW; via the exons ATG ATGGCGTTCCACCcagtcctcctcctgctgctgctgactgtCACCCATCGTGCCAACAGTCAAGACTCGGAGGACTCTGAGGCTCTCCCAAGAGGCTGCGGCTGGGGCCTTGTGCGTCCCTACACCCTCCTTTGTGACCTGGACTCCATATGGGGTGTGGCTGTCGAGTCAGTGGCTGCTGGTGGGGTGCTGGCTGCCCTCTTGCTAGCCTTAGTCCTGCTGTGCCGCTTACACCACATCAGCGAGGCTGAGAAGCGTAGCGGCGTGGGACCCATCCTCCTGCTTCTCCTGGGCATCCTTGGTTTGTTCGGCCTGAGCTTTGCTTACCTGATTGAGCAGGATGAGTCGTTATGTCTGCTCCGCAGGGCCTTGTGGGGTCTTCTTTTTGCTGTTTGCTTCTCCTGCTTGCTGGTGCAGGGTGTCCGTTTGCGCAGACTGGGCCGGGAGCGCCGGAGTCCCGGGGGCTGCGCTCTAACAGGCCTGGCGCTGGGTTTGAGCGCTGTGCAGGGCATCATCGCTGCCGAATGGTTACTTCTGACCGTGCTGAGGGAGGGGCGAGATGCCTGTCAGTACCTGCCTCTGGACTTCTCACTAGCCTGCAGCTATGTGCTAGCCCTCCTACTAGCCGCGCTGACTGCCGCCTCCCTGGCTCTGTGTGGGAAGACACGTCAGTGGCGCTGCAATGCCATCTGGCTGCTGGTGAGCTGCCTGCTGTCACTGCTCCTGTGGGTGGCCTGGGTGGGCTTCTATCTGTATGGCAATGCCTGGCTAGGGAGGTCCCCAGATTGGAATGATCCGGCACTGGCCATCGCTTTAGTAGCTCAGGGCTGGCTGCTGCTGATCTTCCATGCCATTCCTGAATCCCACATCTGTCTGAGACCCCCACCACAGCCCACTGCCCCGGATTACTTTGACACCTCCCAGAACTCGACACGGATGAGGGAGACCAGCTTTGACGAAGATATCCCCCTCTCTCACAGGCAGTTTGTGGAGAACCAGGGCTACGGATACAGCGACGAGAACACTGCAG GCTTGAGGAGCGGTGGCGGTGCCGGGCAACACAACAGTAACACCGGCGCCAGGCCCAGCGCTCCTTTCCGCAGCAACGTCTACCAGCCCACCGAGATGACCATGATCCTGAACGGGGGAGCG GTCCCCTCTGCCCCTCCAACCTACACGGGGAGGCAGTTGTGGTGA
- the gprc5ba gene encoding G protein-coupled receptor, class C, group 5, member Ba isoform X1 produces MMAFHPVLLLLLLTVTHRANSQDSEDSEALPRGCGWGLVRPYTLLCDLDSIWGVAVESVAAGGVLAALLLALVLLCRLHHISEAEKRSGVGPILLLLLGILGLFGLSFAYLIEQDESLCLLRRALWGLLFAVCFSCLLVQGVRLRRLGRERRSPGGCALTGLALGLSAVQGIIAAEWLLLTVLREGRDACQYLPLDFSLACSYVLALLLAALTAASLALCGKTRQWRCNAIWLLVSCLLSLLLWVAWVGFYLYGNAWLGRSPDWNDPALAIALVAQGWLLLIFHAIPESHICLRPPPQPTAPDYFDTSQNSTRMRETSFDEDIPLSHRQFVENQGYGYSDENTAGLRSGGGAGQHNSNTGARPSAPFRSNVYQPTEMTMILNGGAVSTSSQSQVPSAPPTYTGRQLW; encoded by the exons ATG ATGGCGTTCCACCcagtcctcctcctgctgctgctgactgtCACCCATCGTGCCAACAGTCAAGACTCGGAGGACTCTGAGGCTCTCCCAAGAGGCTGCGGCTGGGGCCTTGTGCGTCCCTACACCCTCCTTTGTGACCTGGACTCCATATGGGGTGTGGCTGTCGAGTCAGTGGCTGCTGGTGGGGTGCTGGCTGCCCTCTTGCTAGCCTTAGTCCTGCTGTGCCGCTTACACCACATCAGCGAGGCTGAGAAGCGTAGCGGCGTGGGACCCATCCTCCTGCTTCTCCTGGGCATCCTTGGTTTGTTCGGCCTGAGCTTTGCTTACCTGATTGAGCAGGATGAGTCGTTATGTCTGCTCCGCAGGGCCTTGTGGGGTCTTCTTTTTGCTGTTTGCTTCTCCTGCTTGCTGGTGCAGGGTGTCCGTTTGCGCAGACTGGGCCGGGAGCGCCGGAGTCCCGGGGGCTGCGCTCTAACAGGCCTGGCGCTGGGTTTGAGCGCTGTGCAGGGCATCATCGCTGCCGAATGGTTACTTCTGACCGTGCTGAGGGAGGGGCGAGATGCCTGTCAGTACCTGCCTCTGGACTTCTCACTAGCCTGCAGCTATGTGCTAGCCCTCCTACTAGCCGCGCTGACTGCCGCCTCCCTGGCTCTGTGTGGGAAGACACGTCAGTGGCGCTGCAATGCCATCTGGCTGCTGGTGAGCTGCCTGCTGTCACTGCTCCTGTGGGTGGCCTGGGTGGGCTTCTATCTGTATGGCAATGCCTGGCTAGGGAGGTCCCCAGATTGGAATGATCCGGCACTGGCCATCGCTTTAGTAGCTCAGGGCTGGCTGCTGCTGATCTTCCATGCCATTCCTGAATCCCACATCTGTCTGAGACCCCCACCACAGCCCACTGCCCCGGATTACTTTGACACCTCCCAGAACTCGACACGGATGAGGGAGACCAGCTTTGACGAAGATATCCCCCTCTCTCACAGGCAGTTTGTGGAGAACCAGGGCTACGGATACAGCGACGAGAACACTGCAG GCTTGAGGAGCGGTGGCGGTGCCGGGCAACACAACAGTAACACCGGCGCCAGGCCCAGCGCTCCTTTCCGCAGCAACGTCTACCAGCCCACCGAGATGACCATGATCCTGAACGGGGGAGCGGTGAGTACATCCTCCCAGTCACAG GTCCCCTCTGCCCCTCCAACCTACACGGGGAGGCAGTTGTGGTGA
- the gprc5ba gene encoding G protein-coupled receptor, class C, group 5, member Ba isoform X2, protein MAFHPVLLLLLLTVTHRANSQDSEDSEALPRGCGWGLVRPYTLLCDLDSIWGVAVESVAAGGVLAALLLALVLLCRLHHISEAEKRSGVGPILLLLLGILGLFGLSFAYLIEQDESLCLLRRALWGLLFAVCFSCLLVQGVRLRRLGRERRSPGGCALTGLALGLSAVQGIIAAEWLLLTVLREGRDACQYLPLDFSLACSYVLALLLAALTAASLALCGKTRQWRCNAIWLLVSCLLSLLLWVAWVGFYLYGNAWLGRSPDWNDPALAIALVAQGWLLLIFHAIPESHICLRPPPQPTAPDYFDTSQNSTRMRETSFDEDIPLSHRQFVENQGYGYSDENTAGLRSGGGAGQHNSNTGARPSAPFRSNVYQPTEMTMILNGGAVSTSSQSQVPSAPPTYTGRQLW, encoded by the exons ATGGCGTTCCACCcagtcctcctcctgctgctgctgactgtCACCCATCGTGCCAACAGTCAAGACTCGGAGGACTCTGAGGCTCTCCCAAGAGGCTGCGGCTGGGGCCTTGTGCGTCCCTACACCCTCCTTTGTGACCTGGACTCCATATGGGGTGTGGCTGTCGAGTCAGTGGCTGCTGGTGGGGTGCTGGCTGCCCTCTTGCTAGCCTTAGTCCTGCTGTGCCGCTTACACCACATCAGCGAGGCTGAGAAGCGTAGCGGCGTGGGACCCATCCTCCTGCTTCTCCTGGGCATCCTTGGTTTGTTCGGCCTGAGCTTTGCTTACCTGATTGAGCAGGATGAGTCGTTATGTCTGCTCCGCAGGGCCTTGTGGGGTCTTCTTTTTGCTGTTTGCTTCTCCTGCTTGCTGGTGCAGGGTGTCCGTTTGCGCAGACTGGGCCGGGAGCGCCGGAGTCCCGGGGGCTGCGCTCTAACAGGCCTGGCGCTGGGTTTGAGCGCTGTGCAGGGCATCATCGCTGCCGAATGGTTACTTCTGACCGTGCTGAGGGAGGGGCGAGATGCCTGTCAGTACCTGCCTCTGGACTTCTCACTAGCCTGCAGCTATGTGCTAGCCCTCCTACTAGCCGCGCTGACTGCCGCCTCCCTGGCTCTGTGTGGGAAGACACGTCAGTGGCGCTGCAATGCCATCTGGCTGCTGGTGAGCTGCCTGCTGTCACTGCTCCTGTGGGTGGCCTGGGTGGGCTTCTATCTGTATGGCAATGCCTGGCTAGGGAGGTCCCCAGATTGGAATGATCCGGCACTGGCCATCGCTTTAGTAGCTCAGGGCTGGCTGCTGCTGATCTTCCATGCCATTCCTGAATCCCACATCTGTCTGAGACCCCCACCACAGCCCACTGCCCCGGATTACTTTGACACCTCCCAGAACTCGACACGGATGAGGGAGACCAGCTTTGACGAAGATATCCCCCTCTCTCACAGGCAGTTTGTGGAGAACCAGGGCTACGGATACAGCGACGAGAACACTGCAG GCTTGAGGAGCGGTGGCGGTGCCGGGCAACACAACAGTAACACCGGCGCCAGGCCCAGCGCTCCTTTCCGCAGCAACGTCTACCAGCCCACCGAGATGACCATGATCCTGAACGGGGGAGCGGTGAGTACATCCTCCCAGTCACAG GTCCCCTCTGCCCCTCCAACCTACACGGGGAGGCAGTTGTGGTGA